A stretch of the Nicotiana tabacum cultivar K326 chromosome 6, ASM71507v2, whole genome shotgun sequence genome encodes the following:
- the LOC107777914 gene encoding uncharacterized protein LOC107777914 isoform X4, with the protein MYAGEKIAIRKDMYLWDVYTNSRSMEMEWKECSTLGTTLKILSNTSVGQFLMIARFVWILIGDFKKVDNGAAVGVVDRCATNIVPTMIQVEVVMENWSKRNWKHKGSLWIMVQDHWALTHQLCLHLHTIIASDTGKMTTIGQIIQRGVMTVNLEESLIMNLDRRRIHVSVRVVILMKRKMMIGSGVLSFISRCRLLGEECVT; encoded by the exons ATGTATGCCGGGGAAAAAATTGCCATTAGGAAAGACATGTACCTTTGGGATGTGTACACAAATAGCAGATCAATGGAAATGGAATGGAAGGAGT GTTCTACTCTAGGGACGACACTGAAGATTCTGTCAAATACATCAGTGGGACAATTCTTGATGATCGCCCGATTCGTGTggattttgattggggatttcAAGAAGGTAGACAATGGGGCCGCGGTAGGAGTGGTGGATAG GTGCGCGACGAATATCGTACCGACTATGATCCAG GTCGAGGTGGTTATGGAAAATTGGTCCAAAAGGAATTGGAAGCACAAAGGCAGCTTGTGGATTATGGTACAGGATCATTGGGCGCTTACCCACCAGTTATGCCTCCACCTCCAT ACTATCATCGCAAGCGACACAGGGAAGATGACCACCATCGGTCAGATTATCCAAAGAGGAGTTATGACCGTGAATCTCGAAGAATCTCTAATCATGAATCTAGaccg GAGAAGAATCCACGTTTCCGTGAGAGTGGTGATTCTGATGAAGAGGAAGATGATGATAGGAAGCGGCGTACTTAGTTTTATTTCCAGATGTAGATTGCTAGGAGAAGAGTGTGTTACTTAA
- the LOC107777914 gene encoding uncharacterized protein LOC107777914 isoform X5, which translates to MIARFVWILIGDFKKVDNGAAVGVVDRCATNIVPTMIQVEVVMENWSKRNWKHKGSLWIMVQDHWALTHQLCLHLHTYRRGGNHGHGGSYRQGRGMFFKAFDSVLMLYNIVFFCLLFQYNRSNKQLYLMRKTDYHRKRHREDDHHRSDYPKRSYDRESRRISNHESRPEKNPRFRESGDSDEEEDDDRKRRT; encoded by the exons ATGATCGCCCGATTCGTGTggattttgattggggatttcAAGAAGGTAGACAATGGGGCCGCGGTAGGAGTGGTGGATAG GTGCGCGACGAATATCGTACCGACTATGATCCAG GTCGAGGTGGTTATGGAAAATTGGTCCAAAAGGAATTGGAAGCACAAAGGCAGCTTGTGGATTATGGTACAGGATCATTGGGCGCTTACCCACCAGTTATGCCTCCACCTCCAT ACCTATAGACGTGGTGGAAATCATGGTCATGGAGGTTCTTATCGGCAAGGTAGAGGTATGTTTTTCAAAGCTTTTGATTCAGTTCTAATGCTCTACAACATTGTATTTTTCTGTCTACTGTTTCAGTATAATAGATCTAACAAACAACTCTATCTTATGAGGAAAACAGACTATCATCGCAAGCGACACAGGGAAGATGACCACCATCGGTCAGATTATCCAAAGAGGAGTTATGACCGTGAATCTCGAAGAATCTCTAATCATGAATCTAGaccg GAGAAGAATCCACGTTTCCGTGAGAGTGGTGATTCTGATGAAGAGGAAGATGATGATAGGAAGCGGCGTACTTAG
- the LOC107777914 gene encoding uncharacterized protein LOC107777914 isoform X2 — translation MYYLCICNFLPHHLPRSYCSTLGTTLKILSNTSVGQFLMIARFVWILIGDFKKVDNGAAVGVVDRCATNIVPTMIQVEVVMENWSKRNWKHKGSLWIMVQDHWALTHQLCLHLHTYRRGGNHGHGGSYRQGRGMFFKAFDSVLMLYNIVFFCLLFQYNRSNKQLYLMRKTDYHRKRHREDDHHRSDYPKRSYDRESRRISNHESRPEKNPRFRESGDSDEEEDDDRKRRT, via the exons ATGTACTATTTATGTATTTGCAATTTCCTGCCACACCATTTGCCCAGAAGCTACT GTTCTACTCTAGGGACGACACTGAAGATTCTGTCAAATACATCAGTGGGACAATTCTTGATGATCGCCCGATTCGTGTggattttgattggggatttcAAGAAGGTAGACAATGGGGCCGCGGTAGGAGTGGTGGATAG GTGCGCGACGAATATCGTACCGACTATGATCCAG GTCGAGGTGGTTATGGAAAATTGGTCCAAAAGGAATTGGAAGCACAAAGGCAGCTTGTGGATTATGGTACAGGATCATTGGGCGCTTACCCACCAGTTATGCCTCCACCTCCAT ACCTATAGACGTGGTGGAAATCATGGTCATGGAGGTTCTTATCGGCAAGGTAGAGGTATGTTTTTCAAAGCTTTTGATTCAGTTCTAATGCTCTACAACATTGTATTTTTCTGTCTACTGTTTCAGTATAATAGATCTAACAAACAACTCTATCTTATGAGGAAAACAGACTATCATCGCAAGCGACACAGGGAAGATGACCACCATCGGTCAGATTATCCAAAGAGGAGTTATGACCGTGAATCTCGAAGAATCTCTAATCATGAATCTAGaccg GAGAAGAATCCACGTTTCCGTGAGAGTGGTGATTCTGATGAAGAGGAAGATGATGATAGGAAGCGGCGTACTTAG
- the LOC107777914 gene encoding uncharacterized protein LOC107777914 isoform X3 produces the protein MYAGEKIAIRKDMYLWDVYTNSRSMEMEWKECSTLGTTLKILSNTSVGQFLMIARFVWILIGDFKKVDNGAAVGVVDRCATNIVPTMIQVEVVMENWSKRNWKHKGSLWIMVQDHWALTHQLCLHLHTYRRGGNHGHGGSYRQGRDYHRKRHREDDHHRSDYPKRSYDRESRRISNHESRPEKNPRFRESGDSDEEEDDDRKRRT, from the exons ATGTATGCCGGGGAAAAAATTGCCATTAGGAAAGACATGTACCTTTGGGATGTGTACACAAATAGCAGATCAATGGAAATGGAATGGAAGGAGT GTTCTACTCTAGGGACGACACTGAAGATTCTGTCAAATACATCAGTGGGACAATTCTTGATGATCGCCCGATTCGTGTggattttgattggggatttcAAGAAGGTAGACAATGGGGCCGCGGTAGGAGTGGTGGATAG GTGCGCGACGAATATCGTACCGACTATGATCCAG GTCGAGGTGGTTATGGAAAATTGGTCCAAAAGGAATTGGAAGCACAAAGGCAGCTTGTGGATTATGGTACAGGATCATTGGGCGCTTACCCACCAGTTATGCCTCCACCTCCAT ACCTATAGACGTGGTGGAAATCATGGTCATGGAGGTTCTTATCGGCAAGGTAGAG ACTATCATCGCAAGCGACACAGGGAAGATGACCACCATCGGTCAGATTATCCAAAGAGGAGTTATGACCGTGAATCTCGAAGAATCTCTAATCATGAATCTAGaccg GAGAAGAATCCACGTTTCCGTGAGAGTGGTGATTCTGATGAAGAGGAAGATGATGATAGGAAGCGGCGTACTTAG
- the LOC107777914 gene encoding uncharacterized protein LOC107777914 isoform X1, which produces MYAGEKIAIRKDMYLWDVYTNSRSMEMEWKECSTLGTTLKILSNTSVGQFLMIARFVWILIGDFKKVDNGAAVGVVDRCATNIVPTMIQVEVVMENWSKRNWKHKGSLWIMVQDHWALTHQLCLHLHTYRRGGNHGHGGSYRQGRGMFFKAFDSVLMLYNIVFFCLLFQYNRSNKQLYLMRKTDYHRKRHREDDHHRSDYPKRSYDRESRRISNHESRPEKNPRFRESGDSDEEEDDDRKRRT; this is translated from the exons ATGTATGCCGGGGAAAAAATTGCCATTAGGAAAGACATGTACCTTTGGGATGTGTACACAAATAGCAGATCAATGGAAATGGAATGGAAGGAGT GTTCTACTCTAGGGACGACACTGAAGATTCTGTCAAATACATCAGTGGGACAATTCTTGATGATCGCCCGATTCGTGTggattttgattggggatttcAAGAAGGTAGACAATGGGGCCGCGGTAGGAGTGGTGGATAG GTGCGCGACGAATATCGTACCGACTATGATCCAG GTCGAGGTGGTTATGGAAAATTGGTCCAAAAGGAATTGGAAGCACAAAGGCAGCTTGTGGATTATGGTACAGGATCATTGGGCGCTTACCCACCAGTTATGCCTCCACCTCCAT ACCTATAGACGTGGTGGAAATCATGGTCATGGAGGTTCTTATCGGCAAGGTAGAGGTATGTTTTTCAAAGCTTTTGATTCAGTTCTAATGCTCTACAACATTGTATTTTTCTGTCTACTGTTTCAGTATAATAGATCTAACAAACAACTCTATCTTATGAGGAAAACAGACTATCATCGCAAGCGACACAGGGAAGATGACCACCATCGGTCAGATTATCCAAAGAGGAGTTATGACCGTGAATCTCGAAGAATCTCTAATCATGAATCTAGaccg GAGAAGAATCCACGTTTCCGTGAGAGTGGTGATTCTGATGAAGAGGAAGATGATGATAGGAAGCGGCGTACTTAG
- the LOC107777914 gene encoding uncharacterized protein LOC107777914 isoform X6 — translation MHLKNYGLVQIKTNGVIHECAQKCYTLWLINQLYVEVVMENWSKRNWKHKGSLWIMVQDHWALTHQLCLHLHTYRRGGNHGHGGSYRQGRGMFFKAFDSVLMLYNIVFFCLLFQYNRSNKQLYLMRKTDYHRKRHREDDHHRSDYPKRSYDRESRRISNHESRPEKNPRFRESGDSDEEEDDDRKRRT, via the exons ATGCATTTGAAGAATTATGGTTTAGTTCAAATAAAGACTAATGGTGTAATCCATGAATGTGCACAGAAATGCTATACTTTATGGTTAATCAATCAA TTATACGTCGAGGTGGTTATGGAAAATTGGTCCAAAAGGAATTGGAAGCACAAAGGCAGCTTGTGGATTATGGTACAGGATCATTGGGCGCTTACCCACCAGTTATGCCTCCACCTCCAT ACCTATAGACGTGGTGGAAATCATGGTCATGGAGGTTCTTATCGGCAAGGTAGAGGTATGTTTTTCAAAGCTTTTGATTCAGTTCTAATGCTCTACAACATTGTATTTTTCTGTCTACTGTTTCAGTATAATAGATCTAACAAACAACTCTATCTTATGAGGAAAACAGACTATCATCGCAAGCGACACAGGGAAGATGACCACCATCGGTCAGATTATCCAAAGAGGAGTTATGACCGTGAATCTCGAAGAATCTCTAATCATGAATCTAGaccg GAGAAGAATCCACGTTTCCGTGAGAGTGGTGATTCTGATGAAGAGGAAGATGATGATAGGAAGCGGCGTACTTAG